One stretch of Phycisphaerae bacterium DNA includes these proteins:
- a CDS encoding DNA modification methylase has translation MEITLRPLADIKPYEKNPRINDAAVDAVAESIRRFGFRQPIVVDTDGVIVCGHTRWKAAQKLGLAEVPVHVARDLTPEQIRAYRIADNKTAELAEWNMELLPIELAELQGAGIDWSLLGFDADDLAKLLDPGVQQGLTDPDEVPEPPDEATTQSGDIWLLGNHRLMCGDSSRPEDVDHLLDGQRIHLVNTDPPYNVKVEPRSNNAIAAGLSSFGEAGVTHHQGFDLARRPEIARPTHHKLRPKDRPLANDFVSDEEFDRLLDAWFGNMARVLEPGRAFYIWSGYANCANYPPVLKRCELYFSQAIIWVKEHPVLTRKDFMGNHEWCFYGWREGAAHVFLGPNNAVDVWSVKKVNPQSMIHLTEKPVELAVRAMQYSSRAGENVLDLFGGSGSTLIAAEQTGRRAYLMELDPLYCDVIVVRWEKFTGRKAERISGRSNAPVEAEASEEKASCVTDQA, from the coding sequence ATGGAAATCACCCTTCGGCCGTTGGCCGACATCAAGCCGTACGAGAAGAACCCCCGGATCAACGACGCGGCGGTCGATGCCGTCGCCGAGTCCATCCGCCGCTTCGGGTTCCGCCAACCGATCGTGGTGGATACCGACGGCGTGATTGTCTGCGGGCACACGCGATGGAAGGCGGCGCAGAAGCTCGGGCTCGCCGAGGTGCCCGTTCACGTCGCCCGCGACCTGACGCCCGAACAGATCCGGGCGTACAGGATCGCGGACAACAAGACGGCCGAGTTGGCCGAGTGGAACATGGAGTTGCTGCCGATCGAGTTGGCCGAGCTCCAGGGCGCTGGCATCGACTGGTCGTTGCTCGGATTCGACGCCGACGACCTGGCCAAGCTGCTCGACCCGGGCGTCCAACAGGGGCTGACCGATCCCGACGAGGTACCCGAGCCACCAGACGAGGCGACCACACAGTCAGGTGACATCTGGCTGTTGGGCAACCACCGTCTGATGTGCGGCGACTCGTCGCGGCCCGAGGATGTGGACCATCTGTTGGATGGACAGAGGATTCATCTGGTCAATACCGATCCGCCGTACAACGTGAAGGTGGAGCCCCGGAGCAACAACGCGATCGCGGCTGGCCTGTCGTCGTTCGGCGAAGCAGGCGTCACGCACCATCAGGGTTTTGATCTGGCGCGGCGTCCTGAGATCGCCAGACCCACGCACCACAAGCTGCGGCCCAAGGATCGTCCGCTGGCCAATGACTTCGTCAGCGACGAGGAGTTCGATCGGCTGCTGGATGCGTGGTTCGGGAACATGGCCCGGGTGCTCGAGCCCGGGCGGGCCTTCTACATCTGGAGCGGCTATGCCAATTGCGCGAACTACCCGCCGGTGCTCAAGCGCTGCGAGCTCTACTTCTCGCAGGCGATCATCTGGGTGAAGGAGCATCCGGTCCTGACCCGCAAGGACTTCATGGGCAACCACGAGTGGTGTTTCTACGGCTGGCGGGAAGGCGCGGCCCATGTCTTCCTCGGTCCGAACAACGCCGTGGACGTCTGGTCGGTCAAGAAGGTCAACCCGCAGAGCATGATCCATTTGACGGAGAAGCCCGTCGAGCTGGCGGTGCGGGCCATGCAGTACTCATCGCGGGCTGGCGAGAACGTACTGGATCTGTTCGGCGGCTCGGGCAGCACGCTGATCGCTGCTGAGCAGACGGGCCGGCGCGCGTACTTGATGGAACTCGATCCGCTGTACTGCGATGTCATCGTTGTCAGGTGGGAGAAGTTTACGGGACGCAAGGCGGAGAGGATTTCAGGCCGAAGCAACGCCCCGGTCGAGGCCGAGGCGTCGGAGGAGAAGGCGTCATGTGTAACCGATCAGGCGTAA
- a CDS encoding winged helix-turn-helix domain-containing protein: protein MKKDQIQIGGLYTAKVSDKVVTVRIDSVNSHGGWNATNTATGKRIRVKSAQRLRAEAKGGKKKAAEAPKPDVTPTVEIVTGQPVPEPAKREKKTRKTAADKPKRVSALDAAAEVLKAEGKPMRAKDLIDAMVAQGLWSSPNGKTPEATLYAAMIREIRKAVETGTVSRFRKIDRGQFEYNEHYA from the coding sequence ATGAAGAAGGACCAGATTCAGATCGGCGGCCTGTACACGGCCAAGGTGAGCGATAAGGTTGTCACGGTGCGGATCGACAGCGTCAACAGCCACGGCGGCTGGAACGCGACGAACACCGCCACGGGCAAACGCATCCGCGTCAAGAGCGCCCAGCGCCTGCGGGCCGAGGCCAAGGGCGGCAAGAAGAAGGCCGCCGAGGCGCCCAAGCCCGACGTAACGCCCACCGTCGAGATCGTCACCGGCCAGCCGGTGCCGGAGCCCGCCAAGCGCGAGAAGAAGACCCGCAAGACGGCCGCCGACAAGCCCAAGCGGGTCAGCGCCCTGGACGCCGCCGCCGAGGTGCTCAAGGCGGAAGGCAAGCCGATGCGGGCCAAGGACCTGATCGACGCGATGGTCGCCCAGGGCCTGTGGTCCAGCCCCAACGGCAAGACGCCCGAGGCCACACTGTACGCCGCCATGATCCGAGAGATCCGCAAGGCGGTCGAGACGGGCACCGTCTCCCGGTTCCGCAAGATCGATCGCGGCCAGTTCGAGTACAACGAGCATTACGCCTGA
- a CDS encoding phage terminase large subunit family protein, whose translation MAIDPRHLKPAQLVQLLNSWGEVISERQLLRHRSRAGLRIGDGRTIDLIRYVAWLVQERHAPRPEPDGPTGYEALKERARQRNLALSLAGRDIGELPPVADPPRKAKAARDFRFFCEQYFPQTFHLPWSPDHLKVIAKIELAVLAGGLFAMAMPRGSGKTSLCETACLWAMVYGHREFVALIGADEEHAANMLDSIKAELENNERLLADFPEVVFPIHRLEGIHQRSAGQLYQGKQTHIGWTAREIVLPTIPGSAASGAIIRVAGITGRIRGMKHKRADGSSVRPSLVLIDDPQTDESARSPSQCATRERILAGAILGLAGPGKKIAGLMTLTVVRPDDMADRILDREKHPQWQGERTKMVYAWPTNEALWARYTEIWREGMRADRGMGEATEFYRTHRAQMDEGAVVAWPERHHPDEISAIQHAMDLKLDRGEAAFFAEYQNEPLPEDLPDDDLLTADQIAAKVNGYKRGEVPLGCTHLTMFIDVQAKALFWLVAAWEDSFSGYVIDYGTEPDQRAGYFTLRDIQRTLGSVSPRAGLEGAIYAGLERLTEATLGREWRRDDGAMVRVDRCLIDANWGNSSDVVYQFCRQSKYAGVLLPSHGRYVGASSIPFSEYKRKRGDRVGLNWRIPVVTGKRAVRHVVYDTNWWKSFIHARLAVPMGDPGAMSLFGRKPEQHVLLAEHLTAEYRVKTEGRGRTVDEWKLRVEGLDNHWLDCLVGCAVAASIQGAVLFGTDTRPVPRERIRLSELRRTKR comes from the coding sequence GTGGCGATTGACCCGAGGCATCTGAAACCGGCGCAACTGGTCCAACTGCTGAACTCCTGGGGCGAGGTGATCAGCGAACGGCAGCTGCTGCGCCACCGCAGCCGCGCGGGGCTTCGCATCGGCGACGGCCGGACCATCGATCTGATCCGCTACGTCGCCTGGCTCGTCCAGGAGCGCCACGCGCCGCGGCCGGAGCCCGATGGTCCCACCGGCTACGAGGCCCTGAAGGAACGGGCGCGGCAACGCAACCTCGCGCTGTCGCTCGCCGGCCGCGACATCGGCGAGCTGCCGCCCGTGGCCGATCCCCCGCGAAAGGCCAAGGCCGCGAGGGACTTCCGGTTCTTCTGCGAGCAGTACTTCCCGCAAACGTTTCACCTGCCGTGGTCCCCGGATCACCTGAAGGTCATCGCCAAGATCGAACTGGCGGTTCTTGCCGGCGGCCTTTTCGCGATGGCCATGCCCCGGGGATCGGGCAAGACCAGCCTGTGCGAGACGGCCTGCCTGTGGGCGATGGTCTACGGCCATCGCGAGTTCGTCGCCCTCATCGGCGCCGATGAGGAGCACGCCGCCAACATGCTCGACTCGATCAAGGCCGAGTTGGAGAACAACGAGCGACTGCTCGCCGACTTCCCCGAGGTCGTCTTCCCGATCCACAGGCTCGAAGGCATCCACCAGCGGTCGGCCGGCCAGCTCTACCAGGGCAAGCAGACGCACATCGGCTGGACCGCCCGCGAGATCGTGCTGCCCACGATCCCCGGCAGCGCGGCGTCCGGGGCCATCATCCGCGTGGCAGGGATCACCGGTCGGATTCGCGGCATGAAGCACAAGCGGGCGGACGGATCGAGTGTCCGGCCGTCGCTCGTGCTGATCGACGACCCGCAGACGGATGAATCGGCACGTAGCCCGAGTCAGTGCGCCACGCGCGAACGCATCCTGGCCGGCGCCATCCTCGGCCTGGCCGGTCCCGGTAAGAAGATCGCCGGGCTGATGACGCTGACTGTCGTGCGTCCGGACGACATGGCCGATCGCATCCTCGACCGCGAGAAGCACCCGCAGTGGCAAGGCGAACGGACGAAGATGGTCTACGCCTGGCCGACGAACGAGGCCCTGTGGGCACGGTACACCGAGATCTGGCGCGAGGGGATGCGGGCCGATCGCGGCATGGGCGAGGCGACGGAGTTCTATCGCACGCATCGGGCCCAGATGGATGAAGGCGCCGTCGTTGCTTGGCCCGAGCGGCACCACCCGGATGAAATCTCGGCTATCCAGCATGCGATGGACCTGAAGCTCGACCGGGGCGAGGCGGCGTTCTTCGCCGAGTACCAAAACGAGCCGCTGCCCGAGGACCTGCCGGATGATGACCTGCTGACCGCCGACCAGATCGCCGCCAAGGTCAACGGCTACAAGCGAGGCGAGGTCCCGCTGGGCTGCACGCACCTCACGATGTTTATCGATGTGCAGGCTAAGGCGTTGTTCTGGCTGGTGGCCGCGTGGGAGGACAGCTTCTCGGGTTATGTCATCGACTACGGCACGGAGCCCGACCAGCGGGCCGGTTACTTCACGCTCCGCGACATCCAGCGGACGCTGGGCAGCGTCTCACCTCGGGCAGGGCTGGAGGGAGCCATCTACGCCGGCCTGGAACGGCTGACCGAGGCGACGCTCGGTCGCGAGTGGCGCCGGGACGACGGCGCGATGGTGCGGGTCGACCGCTGCCTGATCGACGCCAACTGGGGCAACTCGTCCGATGTGGTCTACCAGTTCTGCCGCCAGAGCAAGTATGCCGGCGTCCTGTTGCCCAGCCACGGGCGGTACGTGGGCGCATCGAGCATCCCGTTCAGCGAGTACAAGCGGAAGCGCGGCGATCGCGTCGGCCTGAACTGGCGCATCCCGGTGGTGACCGGCAAGCGGGCCGTGCGGCACGTCGTGTACGACACGAACTGGTGGAAGTCGTTCATCCACGCCCGGCTGGCCGTGCCCATGGGCGACCCGGGCGCGATGTCGCTGTTCGGCCGCAAGCCCGAGCAGCACGTCCTGCTGGCCGAGCACCTGACCGCGGAGTACCGCGTGAAGACCGAGGGTCGTGGTCGCACGGTGGATGAATGGAAGCTTCGCGTCGAGGGCCTGGACAACCACTGGCTCGATTGCCTTGTCGGCTGTGCGGTCGCGGCGTCCATACAGGGCGCCGTGCTGTTCGGGACGGACACACGACCGGTGCCGCGCGAGCGTATCCGGCTGTCCGAGCTGCGGAGGACCAAGCGATGA
- a CDS encoding phage portal protein, translating into MLKWLWPKTSRQTTPTGIAVVRGGRLIQARYDAAVTNDENRRHWANADGLSADAAASPDVRRILRNRARYEVANNAYAKGIVLTLANDVIGTGPRLQLLADNAEVNQRIEREFSRWARAVGLAEKLRTMRMARATDGEAFAILASNPRLASAVKLDLRLIEADQVTTPDLSILDDHAIDGIVFDPFGNPIEYHVLKAHPGDDRASAGMGLDYQRVPAEAVIHYFRGDRPGQSRGIPDITPALPLFAQLRRYTLAVLGAAETAADFAGILYTDAPANGEAESVEPMDAIELEARSLLTMPGGWKMSQVQAEQPSTTYGEFKREILNEIARCLNMPYNVAAANSSGYNYASGRLDHQTYFKSIRVEQEHLGATVLDRIFAAWLGEAVLVEGLLPQAARMRDTDLPHQWFWDGHEHVDPAKEASAQATRLTSHTTTLAAEYARIGRDWETELRQRAKEVALMKELDLVVEQTVPIGKEAGDDADE; encoded by the coding sequence GTGCTGAAGTGGCTGTGGCCCAAGACGAGCAGGCAAACGACGCCCACGGGCATCGCCGTGGTGCGTGGCGGCCGGCTTATCCAGGCTCGCTACGATGCCGCCGTCACCAACGACGAGAATCGCCGGCACTGGGCGAACGCCGACGGCCTCAGCGCCGATGCGGCCGCCAGCCCCGATGTGCGGCGGATCCTTCGCAATCGCGCCCGCTACGAAGTCGCCAACAACGCCTATGCCAAGGGCATCGTCCTGACGCTGGCCAACGACGTCATCGGCACCGGCCCGCGGCTGCAGCTGCTGGCCGACAACGCCGAGGTCAATCAGCGAATCGAACGCGAGTTCAGCCGCTGGGCCAGGGCCGTCGGCTTGGCCGAGAAGCTCCGCACGATGCGGATGGCCAGGGCAACCGATGGTGAGGCCTTCGCCATTCTGGCCAGCAACCCCCGTCTGGCCTCGGCCGTGAAGCTCGACCTGCGGCTGATCGAGGCCGACCAGGTCACCACGCCCGACCTGTCCATCCTGGACGACCACGCGATCGACGGGATCGTCTTCGACCCCTTCGGCAATCCGATCGAGTACCACGTGCTCAAGGCCCACCCGGGCGATGACCGGGCGAGCGCCGGCATGGGGCTCGACTACCAGCGCGTGCCCGCTGAGGCGGTCATCCACTACTTCCGAGGCGATCGGCCGGGCCAGAGCCGGGGCATCCCCGACATCACGCCCGCGCTGCCGCTGTTCGCTCAACTGCGGCGCTACACGTTGGCCGTGTTGGGCGCCGCGGAAACCGCCGCCGACTTCGCCGGCATCCTCTACACCGACGCCCCGGCCAACGGCGAGGCCGAGAGCGTCGAGCCGATGGACGCCATCGAACTCGAGGCCCGCTCGCTGCTGACGATGCCCGGCGGCTGGAAGATGTCCCAGGTCCAGGCCGAGCAACCGAGCACCACCTACGGCGAGTTCAAGCGGGAGATCCTCAACGAGATCGCCCGCTGCCTGAATATGCCGTACAACGTCGCGGCGGCCAATTCCTCGGGCTACAACTACGCCTCAGGGCGCCTCGACCACCAGACCTACTTCAAGAGCATCCGCGTCGAACAGGAACACCTCGGAGCCACCGTTCTCGACCGCATCTTTGCCGCTTGGCTCGGTGAGGCCGTTCTCGTCGAAGGGCTCCTGCCGCAGGCCGCCCGCATGCGCGATACCGACCTGCCGCACCAGTGGTTCTGGGACGGCCACGAGCATGTCGATCCGGCCAAGGAGGCCAGCGCCCAGGCGACGCGGCTGACCAGCCACACGACCACACTGGCGGCCGAGTATGCCCGCATTGGACGCGATTGGGAGACCGAACTCCGCCAGCGGGCCAAGGAGGTCGCATTGATGAAGGAGCTCGATCTAGTCGTGGAGCAGACCGTTCCGATCGGCAAGGAGGCCGGCGACGATGCCGACGAGTAA
- a CDS encoding DUF2190 family protein — protein MPATIFRHEGDAVDYTPGANVAAGDVVVQGDLVGVARMDIAAGVLGALAVYGVFDFPKVAATAITAGTLVYWDNTNKVATPTATSNKLIGKAVRDAAAADATVRALLRP, from the coding sequence ATGCCGGCAACGATCTTTCGACATGAAGGCGATGCGGTCGACTACACGCCCGGCGCGAATGTCGCGGCGGGCGACGTGGTCGTGCAAGGCGATCTGGTGGGCGTGGCCCGGATGGACATCGCGGCCGGTGTGCTGGGCGCCCTGGCGGTCTACGGGGTCTTCGACTTCCCGAAGGTCGCCGCCACGGCGATCACCGCCGGCACGCTGGTGTACTGGGACAACACGAACAAGGTCGCCACGCCGACAGCGACCAGCAACAAGCTGATCGGCAAGGCGGTTCGTGATGCGGCTGCCGCGGATGCGACCGTGCGGGCGTTGTTGCGGCCCTGA
- a CDS encoding DUF2190 family protein: MGATYIHEGNAIDFVPGTQVNAGDVVVVGDLVGVARVEIKANQRGSLAVTGVFEFPKASGEVIGAGQQLYWDHVAKRVATSSDYGGYKRLGHAVAYAGSGEVKVQVRLMSGFPEVPDL; encoded by the coding sequence ATGGGCGCCACGTACATCCACGAAGGCAATGCGATCGACTTTGTGCCCGGCACACAGGTGAACGCCGGCGACGTTGTCGTCGTGGGCGATCTCGTCGGTGTGGCCCGCGTCGAGATCAAGGCCAACCAGCGAGGCTCGCTCGCCGTGACCGGCGTATTCGAGTTTCCCAAGGCGTCGGGCGAAGTCATCGGCGCCGGCCAGCAGCTCTATTGGGACCACGTCGCCAAGCGAGTGGCCACGAGCAGCGACTACGGTGGCTACAAGCGGCTCGGGCATGCGGTGGCCTATGCGGGTTCCGGTGAGGTGAAGGTGCAGGTGCGGTTGATGTCCGGTTTCCCCGAGGTCCCGGATCTGTGA